Genomic window (Maridesulfovibrio ferrireducens):
AGGTCTGTTGATTCAGCATACAGTATGCTCACCAAAGTGTTAACTAAACAGCGGGTTCCCACTGAGAACGATATCAAATTGATTAATGATCATATCGAACGACATTCCGACGAGGGTGTTTATAATGAACCGGGTAAGATGAGTGTAATTTGGTGGCGTAAGGAATAGAAGTTTAAAGGAGAGACTTTACAAAATAGATATTATGCTGTTTCTTAATAATTATATGCTGCGTGTAACGTATTTTATTTTATATAGGGGGCATTTAATTAATGAAATATATTATTGAAGAAATTCAAGAAGTTCATGATAGTGATGTTTGCCGAATCATCAAAAAAGTTGGTGCAGAGTATGGCGCCATTGGTGATGGTTTTGGTCCTTCAGATCCAGAAGTATCCTCAATGAGCAAGTATTATAAGGATGAGAACAAAAGTGTTTATTTAGTTGCGACCATTGAGGGAACTGTTGTGGGAGGCAGTGGAATTGCACCATTTAACAATAGTTCCGATGTGTGTGAATTACGCAAATTATTTTTACTGCCGGAAAGCCGCGGTTTAGGTCTTGGTAAAGATTTGACACTTCGGTGTTTAAGTTTTGCTCGTTCCAAAGGCTATAAGCAATGTTATTTAGACACACTTTCCTGTATGAAATCAGCAATAGTACTTTATGAAAACCTTGGTTTCACACACTTGAAGGAACCTCTTGATGGTACCATTCATGGAGGCTGTGATGTCTGGATGTTAAAAGAACTATGAATCCCTTCCAAAAAAAAGATACCCCCTTGCAATTCTTATAAAAAGCAAGGGGGTATTTAATATTGTAATTCTTCCTTATTGTTCGCGACCGATTTCTTTTCCGTCTTTAAATGTGGGGTATGTCCAGCCCCCGGGCAGATTGGCTTTAGGGGCTGTGAGCGGCGCGTATAAATCCGGGCGTCTGTCCCTGAGGTAATTATACTTGGGTGCGGGGTGGGTCATGCCGTAGTATTCCGGGATGCAATCCGATATCAACAGGGTGTCCTGCTGGTGTCCCGCTCCGATGATCACATCTCCGTGGGGACTGATGATGATGCTGTTGCCGCGATAATGCCATTCATCATTTCCGCGTTTTTCATAACCAGCGCGATTGGCGTAAGCGAAAAATACGTTGTTTGCGTAAGCATATGCGGGAAGCATCACGGTGGAAATGTCGGGGTAGGGGACAGCACTTCGTTTGCCGTTGGGCAGTCTGTAGTAGCAATCCGCAGCAGTAGGCCCGACAATGAGTTTGGCGCCATTGAGAGCAAGGATTCGTGAGAGTTCCGGGAATTCATTTTCATAGCAATTCAGGACGCCTACGGGAAAACCGAAGGTTTTGAACACTGGCGGAGGTTCACTGCCGAAGGACCAGTTATCACGTTCCTGCTGTCCGTATAGGTGCGTTTTTTTGTAACTGGTCGCTAATTCGCCTTTTTCATTGATAACGGCGATTGAATCGAAATATAGAAATCCGTTTTTGGTTTTGACCTTCTCGGCGTATGGGACGAGCATCGCCATATTCAACTTGGCGGCGATTTTTTTGGCTCGGGTGATGCTGGGACCGTCAGAAAATTCTGCCACCTTTTTTGCTTCATCAGGGCTCAGAGTGTAACCGGTCACGTAGAGTTCCGGAAAAGCCAGAAGCTGAACTCCTTGATTTTTAGCCATCTGTGCAACCTTTTCCAAGCGATTCATGTTCTTGAGACTTGCGCCGTGGCCGTAGTCGGCTTGAGCTTGATAAATGCCCAGTCGGAGTCCTTTACCTTTAGGCGGCAGGGTTTGATAGACCGAACTCTGAACTTTCAGCTTGCGATAGCCGTCCAATACGGTCTGGTTATAATCCGGGGTGCAGCAGTCAGGAGTGGGGGCACCGGCAAACGCTACGATCGGCAACAGCATAGATAAGAATAAGGCGATAAGAGTCTTCATAGATTCGTCTCCATCGTTATTGGTGGACGGGGGATTTGCCTGCCCTCCAGATAATATACAGATTCTCTTATTATATGCACTTTAATCGAGCTGTTTGTCCAGCTCGATTAAAGTCGACGATCCGGACATCAGTCTATTCCGTTTTAAGTTTTTCGACTGCTTCGGAGAGGTGCTTATGCCAAATTTTGCGGAAATCAGCGTGTTCGAGAGAGCCTTCCCGCTCTGCTTTTAGGATAAAGACATCGTTGGCAGGTCCCCTGGCTTACGAGTCTTGAACGATTCTTCCAGTCTTCCCAGTTTCCCAGTGACTATTTGAAATGAAAAATCGTCTCGTCGTTTACATGCCGAAAGACTTATTTCTTCACCCTGCCTCGAGACTTCATACAATCATTATAAGTGCCCATTGCTTTGTGGTTGTCTGAAAATTTAACACGATTACTTGTTAACATTCTAGATCCATTGTCATTCTTTGGTCCGATAGGGTGTTGCTGTGCGGTTCTTTTAGTACAAAATGTCCTGTCTTCATTATACCTTTTTTTTGCCATCTCCGGGTCAGTCATGTTGTGGTTATGCCACGAGGAACAGCCGCCGGGAATTGTCAGCAATGTTGCAAATATAATAAATTTTTTCATATTTTAGCTCCGTTAGGAAAGATAAAAAGGCCTAGTTATCAATTACGAGAACTAGGCCTTTTCGTTTTTGCTAAAATCAAAGGGAATAGCTGATGCTGATTATTTTTCAGCAGGGAGAGTAAAAAGTTTCTGCAAGTAGTCAGTAAGTCCCATGTTTACACCTTGACCGCACTGAGCAAAAGGGCATCCCAGTTCGTATGGAACTTCGATAGGTTCCGGAATTCCGGAATATATCACAGCATTCTGATGAGTTTGGTTTTGTTTTATGAGAAGTTCCACGGCCAAATAGCATGCGTTAGGACTATTTTTTACACGTTCAATTCTAGGAGACCATTTATTGACGACTACTGGGTAATTCCTAAATGAAGGTCCGTAAGATAATTCATTTGAAAATCCGACTTGTTGTGAGGCTCTGTGAGCAAGCATCTTGGGTGAAATAGAACCGACGCGAGCCTCAATTAGATAATCCACTTCGCCATACGGCTGATATTTGTAGCCCATACCGGCTAAAGTTTTAATTGCATTTTGTACAATAGGGAGAACGCCGGTTTTTACTAGTTCCGGGTTGCCGTTTCCTTTTAACTGAAAAAGAACAACTTTAACGTTAAACGTTCCAAGGGCTGGGGTGAAAGCAGACATCGGTGCGGGGGGAGTTATTGTGCGAGTGGAGCAGCCGCCCATGCAAATTATAATAAAAAGTGCCAAAAATTTAATCACAGTGAAATTTTTACGCATGATGATCCATTTGTTGTTCAAGTTAAAGTAATTGATTAAATTTTATTGTATTATATAAATACTGGCAATGAAGATATTATATTTTTGCATAATAGTGATCTGATTTAATGATAAATCAACAAAATGAGTGAATCTCAAAAACTGATGGAGAGTAGAGTGTTGTTCCTGCCACAATTTTTTTTAATTGCGGATCGAACTGAGTCATATTTATAATTATTTTGTGGGCATTTTCGAGGTCTTCGGTGATATCTGCTTGATTCAGCCATATAATTTTTTGTGCTGATTGCGGAGTTCCTTTAAATGCTCCCTGTTTATGCTCGAAAAAAGTAAGAATTGATTGTAATGACACGGCGGCGGATGTGGGCAGTCCGGTGAGTTCTCCATATATTTTGCTTCTGCATACATGTTGTTCTTCAAGAGTTTTGCCAGTCTTCAGGAGTATCAATATCTTGTAAAATGCTTTGATTTTTTACATCGAGCAAGCAAACACCACTTTTGTTCCGTAGTATTTTTCGAGGTCCGATGTCGCCTTCCAGATTTTTTAATTCCGCATATAAGCTGGAGTTGATGAGAACCGGATTTCCCATAATCCTTTCACACGTAGGGATTATGGCCAAAGGTTTTTGGGATTTGTGTTTTTTAATAATCAGATTGATTATGTCCTGAGCGACAAAAGGCTGATCTCCCAGTAAAAATAAAGCTGATTCATCAGCTTTGCAGTGGTTAATACCGCAAAGCACGGAACTACTTTGCCCGGATTCATATTCAGGGTTATATAATGTCTCAGCTTCTTTAAAAGCAATACGTTTTAATATTTCAGAACGGTAGGAACCCAGAATAACGATAACCTTGTCGAGATCGGATTGAAGAGCATTGTCAATAACACATTGTAGTATAAGCTTACCTCTACAATCAAGAAGTTGTTTGGCCTGTCCCATACGGTTTGCACGGCCGGCAGCCATAGTGGTCATTCCCAATAGTCCA
Coding sequences:
- a CDS encoding GNAT family N-acetyltransferase, with the protein product MKYIIEEIQEVHDSDVCRIIKKVGAEYGAIGDGFGPSDPEVSSMSKYYKDENKSVYLVATIEGTVVGGSGIAPFNNSSDVCELRKLFLLPESRGLGLGKDLTLRCLSFARSKGYKQCYLDTLSCMKSAIVLYENLGFTHLKEPLDGTIHGGCDVWMLKEL
- a CDS encoding carbon-nitrogen hydrolase family protein; translated protein: MKTLIALFLSMLLPIVAFAGAPTPDCCTPDYNQTVLDGYRKLKVQSSVYQTLPPKGKGLRLGIYQAQADYGHGASLKNMNRLEKVAQMAKNQGVQLLAFPELYVTGYTLSPDEAKKVAEFSDGPSITRAKKIAAKLNMAMLVPYAEKVKTKNGFLYFDSIAVINEKGELATSYKKTHLYGQQERDNWSFGSEPPPVFKTFGFPVGVLNCYENEFPELSRILALNGAKLIVGPTAADCYYRLPNGKRSAVPYPDISTVMLPAYAYANNVFFAYANRAGYEKRGNDEWHYRGNSIIISPHGDVIIGAGHQQDTLLISDCIPEYYGMTHPAPKYNYLRDRRPDLYAPLTAPKANLPGGWTYPTFKDGKEIGREQ
- a CDS encoding nucleotidyltransferase family protein, producing MRILIIAALGLVLLTDETAFGNPMTPTGLFVWFGLLGMTTMAAGRANRMGQAKQLLDCRGKLILQCVIDNALQSDLDKVIVILGSYRSEILKRIAFKEAETLYNPEYESGQSSSVLCGINHCKADESALFLLGDQPFVAQDIINLIIKKHKSQKPLAIIPTCERIMGNPVLINSSLYAELKNLEGDIGPRKILRNKSGVCLLDVKNQSILQDIDTPEDWQNS